ACATCTTCCCCAAATCACTATAAGATtgcaaagaatattaataatatatatatgttattaaagagaaaaaacagaaaaagaagcaAAGTTGAAGAAGATTAATGGATGAACCTTAACATTGCTCAAGGACAGTTCACTATTCATTATGCATTTCAGTGAAGCTTCATGTCCTGAGTAAGCTATTACCTGCTTGTAAATAAACAACAGCATTCAAACAGCCATGTAATAAGTGaattaatacaattaaatgtttttcttttgggtaGAAGAGAAACTTACTTCTGGGTCATTTCCAATATTATGAAATGCATAAGAAAGTTGCCTTGCGATGTGTTTATGGTCCCTTTTGATATATACAAAAAGAAGCTTCCACATAGAATCACGTCAACCAACTAAAGATTAGCTTCTATCTTAAataggaaattaaaaaaatttctgcttacgaaaaaaggaaaaaactaacataaaaattataagttttgTATACATGGCAAAAACTTATAATAGTAACCActttatcatcatcattacTATCGTAActataatcattattattattattattattattaggcaAGTTTggacaaataattattaaattccttaaaatatattgaataataatttatattataaaattttatataatatataatatatactcACTTACAATAGTTAgagttaaaatttaacttaaatttttatagttgtagaaaaattaaaaatttcatataaaagCATGAATTATTTACTGACTAAATGTAcgatcaaaataaaatatgaattttaactttttttattgtttccaAAAACACaagagattttattataattatttttaatatgcaaACAACCAATAAaaagtgtttttttttaataatatttctataaaatttatgccTAAAGTATTAAAGATAatgtcaaatatataaatttttcatctaaaactaatattattgtattgtgctcaataattgaattttttaatttacaaattttataatttctcttttatattaaaaaaaattgattgtaaatttaatatttgttataatattgAGATGAACTAATATAGTCAAAAACTATACCattatataacattaaaagTGTGTATGAttctaaacttaataattttttattttttattatgggaatgagtatatataaaagtgcaAAAATGAGGAACAtgtaaatttactaaaaagtCATATTGATTGTATAATCTGATAATTTAGTCacttattaattgaatttattaatagcTAATGTTAATAATTCATCAAGTATAACTCTAAAATTCAACTCTATTaggattttcaatattaattatagaataaaatctttattaaataaaaaagtaataaacaattaaagaTGATATtcttgttattaattttttttcttttggtagaatatgatttttaatgagaaaatagagaaatctacaaaaaaaaatagtattagtaaaaatattaacaatacATTAAATTACAAATCTAACTTTGGAcataataaatcattaaatttgattaaaaaggTACAAAGATGTgaactataataattaaagcaTGCATTTCTATTGACTTCTTTTCATGGTAGAATAGATTTtctaatagaaaattaaaataaaaaagaagaacagataaatttatatagaaaataatccttagCATTTTTATGGAAATCTAGGttatattataagtatataattatttctacaCTCACCAAACAAACATATAATAccaaacaaatatataataacatgtttgaagaaataaaaattctatataaaatatgtaattctatatgaaaaacttttaataaaattataactttatactgaattaactaataaacaaatcaaaataaaaaatatgttatattttagatattattttaatatttgataatatttatatcagAATTTTATCATTAGATTGAATTTCACTTTATTTGAGCAATTAAATATCAACTCAGTCTATACAGTATCGGATGAGACAATTGGATGTATCCTTAAGATATAGGATGTGACTATTCAagaaactttaaaataaatacttgaaaaataaatttttatttggactATATCATATgccatattttttaattaattatttaaaatttaaaataaaataaaataagagatgtttaaaataataaaataactattcAAAATAACTTGAGTGCTTGATTTGAAAATAGACAGTActatttattgaaaaagataatatactgtgcaaagtatttttctttgtgtttttatcatatatttttattttattcttaaaattattaacttaattgatgaatataaaataacattttctttattgattattttatctttttatttaatatttattattagttaaaactgctctaaaatattttacaataatgaatttaagtagaattttatttgatttttaaattaatgcatatacaaaaattacataaaaaataatatatataataaactaataataacgagtctaaatattaatatttacatacATAGCGTGTGAGTAAAAAAActagttattattaaataaactcCGTGTAGTATAAAATGTTTACTCCCCTATCATTTACAGTGTACACATctagaataaataatattatacaagaaaaagaggaaaaaggaaattttgtAAGTATTACCTTCCCATTAAAAACATCTGCAGCCTCTTTGAATGTGGGCATAACCTTCTCTGTTTCATTTTTGTTGGCAAAAAGCCATAACTGAAAAGGAATTAATGTATAAGCATCATACCCATAAAGTTATTACTAATATGTTATGCAAATGTCAAATGTGAATCATCTTGCCTGTTGCATTTTATTCTTAAGAATGGATAGAGCATTGTGTCCATTGAAAGTGGTTACTAAAGGAAATTTGTTCTCGGATACAAAGTCTGCCATTGCCGATCTAGTGAAAGGACCATCTGAAGAAAGGAACAAGATCAAGTTACAGTACAGTATCAAGCTTTAGATGATTAGAGAATGGTATGAACACTGAGGAGGCATATGCCTAGTGCCACCATTAGTCTGTGTCTAGGGCCCAATAGAAGTGGTGCAGCAAGAACTCTGGTGAATAATTCAAATAcaaacaatttaataatttttttaaaaataaaggagCCCATTATAATTTGGGACTAACCAAATTGGATGGATGTTTCAGCATCCTTTCGCAGCATGAACAATGCAGGTCGTTTGACTTCTGGGTCGATGTGAAATATTGTTGGAATATATTTACTAGCTGTTCGATAGAAGATTACAGTGTCTCCCAACTTTGAAGGAGCAGCAGAAAACTCCTCACTGTCAGGACCCTGTTAATGATTCCACCACCAGAGAAAATTAACAGTTGAAATGTCTAATCAATGCCTTAAACTTGCTTTCCAATTATTCAGTTAAAACTCTGAGTATGGTATCACAGAGGTGATCCATATTCCATACTGAAATTTCCCATCAAATGAAACCATAATGCCATTATTGGTAAATAAACTGTTCATCCAAATTCAGTTATCAGTAAAGGCAGAACAAAAACGATGGAGAAAAAGCAATAATTCCCGTTGTCATTCATTTAATAATCAGAAACACATTAAGTACCTCTAGATTGTCAATCAAAGCCAGAATTATCATAGAGTCAGTCTTCAGTATGTCTCGTGCCTGTGAtggttttgtaatattatgaACACCGCCTTTCATCTTCTCGTTCAAGAAAGACACAACAGCATCCCTGCAATGTGAATAAACGCATTATATTATGTTATTGATGGCCTTAAAGCCTTAGGCATGTCAATTGGAAAATTTACGCATAAACAGATAATTGATTGATgcattttcattaattttagataattgAGGATATGTCAATatgctaaaatataaaacagcATTGCGTGTATACCTGTTATAACAATTCTAAGTATCCCCCAAGTCAAATGCTGTCAACCAAATACACAAAGCATAACAAGAATTTGCATGGTACAaaatcaagaaactaatacaaACACACACCTTTTACAACAATGACGATAAGTATGTGAGGGAACTCCGTCAATGAAGAAATACATAGTTGAGCAGCCCACAAATTTATGTGCCCTTGCCAACTCCTTTTCCACAGAAGCATCAACTTTGGCAAACACCACCTTGCTCTCCAACATAGTTGCAGCTGCTGCATATTCTAAAGCTTGAACATAGCTCCAATTAGACCATGACAAATAGAAATGCACTGCAACATATTTTCTCTCTGTCACAAAGTTGCTGAAATTCTTCTTGCTCAATGCTATGAGTTCCGTTTCTTTGAAAGGTATAACGGGAGATTGATCCGATTTTTCATTGGGAGTGTCACTAATCTCATCACTCTGGGCATAACTGGGAGAGAGAGATACACCATTATCGTTTACTACAATCACAGAATCTGCCATGATCTTGGAACTTCCAAAATCTCGATTGACTTCAAGCACTCCTTGTGTTTCTTGGATTGTTTCTGGTGTGCCTGCCTCACTTTCATTGAAGTAGACAGATGTTCCATTATAGTTTGAATGTAATTCTTTACTACTTGAAATCACCTTAAAACTCTGAACTTCTTTATTGGACTCTAAGATATTAAGTATTAGTGGTGCTTCCAAATTTTCTTGACTAGAATACTTTTCATCATTAGAAGAATGAGTTTCACTGGAGTAGTGAGAGTTTCTAAGAGTTTGAGAAACAATATTGTAGGCTGCAGGTTGTGGAAAATCTCCCAAACTGTGGTGATCTTTTGCAGCATAGTGAGGTTCCAAATCCTGGTAAGAGCTGTGGGGCTCAGTGGTGAAAGATTCAACACCAGTACTGCTGTTTCTTTCATACTGTAGCCATGCAAGTACCCTTTCAAGGCCATGAAAATGAATCAGAGATGAAGAGTGGGAGGGAGTCAGAAAACAGAAGATGGTCAATAGAAGAAGGATTGAAGTGAAGAGAAGTAAAAGGGTTCTTGCTGTTGACGCCATTACTGTTAATCAGGAGAAACTCAAAACAATTATGtaagcaaagaaagaaaatatatctaTCTATAAGGTGAAAATTAATGTTAATCATATAAAAACAGCAGTATGCATAAGATAATCCGATTGCTTAATCAAcctgttcttttaattaaacttTAATGTCCTAGAAAATTGATGGGTTATTATTGTCCTATAATTTGGCAGAACTTCGCAAGTCAATATTGCAACAAGAAAGAATCTGTCTCcttgtaaatttaatataggttaaactgataaataattaatatatatttattaattttaaataatataataatttattaattatttaatattaaatatataaaagaaattttgtccttatattattgaaaaataatattaattaaggaattaaaatgaaccaaaataaataaataaaataaaagattagagAAGCTTGTTTTGTGTTCTGGTGTGCATAGTGCATGACGATAGATAAGACCATTATATCATATCTTCTTTTCACTCTTGTAAGTATACAATTGTGCTTATCATGGCAAAcccaacaaaaaaaaaaaaaaaaaaaaaagagagaagaaatgaagaaacaCTTAATGATTAGCTTACAATAAGAATCCATTTTGTTATCTTAAGATGACCAAAGAGTTGAGTGTATATATGATTCTGATACAAAACAATTTTTTTGAACCGTTGCGATACTGTGTTATAACAATACAAAACttgcaaaatatatatatatatatatatatatatatatataaagatgtGGCATTATGAAACCGAATCATTTTATACgtgcataataattttttttaagtttttatttggttgttattttaattgtaaatggtcataatataaattaattaattataaaattcagaatatgatatttatatttgatatttgataaattaataattttattaagtattagattttaaaaataatttttattaaatattaattattttcttatttaaaattttattatagttaCTATCTCCATTctatattaattgaattttttttagtatttcatttgaattcagaaaatattaaatatgctTAATTATAGGAAACCAATAgctgattaaaatttaatgactCTTCTATAATATTAGTATGtgtattatattaaatgaacCTTAAGTGTACATTTGATGAATTTGTAGTTTGtagataataaatttgttattttttaacctatgaatatttatttattttatgcccATAcggtatatttattacttataaaatatatattcatttattattagtatcaaattcattaaacatgaattttagattcatcacttataaagtataaatttatttgttattagtaacatatttattaaacataaaattttaagttcattatttataaattgtatgttcatttgttattagtgtaagattcattaaatataaagtgtatatttattaacttttacttATGAATTTGTTCTTAACATAtcaatttatcatttattatttataaaatatatattcatttattattagtgttaggtttattaaacataaactttaggtttattacttataaaatatatattcatatgttattatatatatatatatatatatatatatatatatatatatatatatatatatatatatatatatatatattgatttctaagacttaaaatttatttgacatgtgtgcttaatttttgacatataaaatttttattttaacatatgtacttatttttaacacatgggattcaagcttatgtgtgattttctaattttttattaatttattaattaataagttatattactaattaaatactaactctaatcctaaaaagtaaaatattaattatattttaatattatattaaccaataaataattttctaattagataatgatactaattctatcctaagaaatagcatattaattatttttttaatattatattaactaataaattagatttctaattggataataattctaattctagaaaataatatataaaattatatttttaatattatatttaataaatttttattatataataaatttttaatccataAAATAGGAATGTCAAtcatattgatagtattaattcatataatactagaattaattaattaattttttaaaatatttttatattattgcactaataaaattttaagattttaaaaaaattaaaaaatacatttagaaattgttaatttgctattattttaaaatattattaattaatattaactattaaattattattaaattgtatctatcaacttgattttataatcaaaataataataacggtcgTACAACGCACTTGTACACGACTagttaaacataaattttagattcattacttataaattatatattcatctattattagtataagattcattaaatataaagtatatattcattaatttttaccaatgaacttgttcttaatatatgaatttatttttaaatttataattttttagactATAACCTATAAACCTCGGGATACGTGTGATGAATCTACCATCAATAACACATAAGCCTACAagtcattttataaatttaaattataatgcCAATGTTTGAAGGaagaaaaatgttaaaattatttttattcttttggaaacataaatttataaaaaaattctattatttaaatatatagcacttcacttataaaaatattattatattcttaaaaataaatttagtattgtagtaaaaaagaaatttaaaatacattaaattataaaaattgaaataaaaaatataataataataattttttaataataatataatataaaattaagggATAAgacatgataaaaaaattataatttattgattccTCTATTTtgtaatagaattaaatttatgatttttaatttattaataaaattagttgagTCATCACttctaatactaaaatattgtCGTTTAaggatataaaaataatagaattttaaagttaaaaaataaaaaataataattttacgtacttaaatattaatattttagtaatgaGAAGagtcaataattttaatattgacttaatttgtttttttataagaGTTCACATTTAgctgataaatttatttcagattaaaaattaaaattaatattaatttattatgggctgaattatatatattaggccctaatattatcaattattaaaaatagccCATATTTAGCCACGTTTGGACCTTGTGTGACTAAAAATATATGGTCATAGGCCCATTTTATTATAGGGTCCTTAATATTTATGTGAAAAACAGATTAAtccttaaaatatttttgagtgCGATTAACCCTTTAAATTATCGAAAACCTATAATCTATACCCTGGCTGTAACTGAGAAATTaacaaagttattttaaaattcatgtggTTTAGTGGACATTGACAATGTTTatgattaaataatgatttaaaaaatattttaaaactttgtGCCTCCTACAAAACAAAGAGAGGGGTGTGGACTCTAggtttttgataatttaaagatttaatagAGAACCAAAAATAGTTGAAGTTACTAAACGTTAAGGGCAAAAGTGCACATTTTcccataaaataatatattagataAACAAATGAACAGAGGAGGACGTTATGTCAGATTACACAAAATGGACCAGCTGAGTTTCCTCTGCAGGTGTTACCcatttgaaaattgaaagtgAAAGGTCCAATTCTTTGGGCCAAAATGATTCAATCGAATTAGGAAAGTTGCACCCTTCCTACTATTTGCTCATTTTTTATGATGACGAATACTTCAATAATATCTTCTTATTTATCATTAaccaaaaaatagaaatttgtaaagtGGGTTTGAATTTTATACTCTTAAACttctacttttcttttatagttttgttaatttttgaTTGTAGGATTGCCAACTTGTCATGTAATTgtagtattttaaaaaaagtaaatgttAACTcattgaaagaaaagagaatgaGACCAACTTatgtttttgttcttttattttttattaagatttcattttttaatccatCATTGATCACTTTTAGATCGACGGtgactttttatattttatattaattagttttaataaataaatattagtattttttaacaGTATTATAATCATTCATTATAAAGGTGTTGAGTTCTCATTctataaaagttttatagTCTTCAATTATGGAGATATTGAATTCTTCCtctataaaagtggtaaaaagaaaaaagagatcTAATATGATATTCAAAAATTAGACTTGtcaaaaaatatctataaattcaACATGTTTGGTTCTGTGTCACCGAATTgagtattttttattcaaaattgtaatttattattcaatctatataattgataattattaggaaTAAATGTACTTATTAATGACTAAaggagatatatttattaatattgattgatgaatattcatatttaaaaaagaagatagtTGCTAACTTCTCTAAAACGAAATGATTTTTCCTATTGTAATGATCTATTTCTTAATTCTCAAATACccaatatattattattaatacatatataatcaAAGTGATATGTAGCACATGGTTCCAAGGTtgtcaaaagaagaaaaaaagtgggtcataaaaagaatatattgatttattttgataaataaaattgggCATCATGTATAcggaaaataaaagaaacaaaaggaaTTGTAGAGAGCCATACCAATTGCATAGCACTGAAATTTGGATAAACCATCATATTCTGATTTGATGGACTTTAAAAGGAAGGGAAGGGAGTTGAAGGGAATGATTTATCTTATTGTGTTTAGTTATATGaaaacaattattaaaaaaaagagagatgaattaattaattctaaatttttttatcacaataatagaaaaaataataattaattaaattttaattttttaatgaattaaaactttttacaTTCTAAATTGGAGTGTAATTAGTTTTAACTTTTACAAGTGGAATGAAGGAGAATCTTCCTCTTCTAAAAAAGTATATTAGTCAAATACGATTAAAGctaattcttcatctatttcctttcttttcctttaaattattttccatcCATGCATAATATAGATCAcgtaattaaaacaaaaatgattaaataccatataacttataaaagttcagtttgatatataaatcCATCGGGAGTACTTTTTAGTCacataataattcttttaagtatatataaattaactatttcttttcttttgtataaaatcaatatagtcgaatgactaaaataataatttaatttttaaatttattataaagtatcaaatttattaacaattagttttcttttgaattagactataattttaatttcaatacaagttagttttagtatctaataaaaataagtaattaatatttttttacttaattttaattttgattttagtgtatttaatctgagaaaattttaaatatttcaaagtcacttatatttacaatgatattattaaattattaaattatataattttaaatacaatataaaatatatttattttaaaagtattattttaattactattcttATTATacagtaaaattaaattatattaaaaatcaaatagtCATGTCATAATGTAGCCAAATAATCTGAATACCAATTAACTTCATGAAAGAAATGTTGAAGTTAACAGATCTACTATTAGTGAGAAAATTAGAATTTCATACCAACAattcaaatgaaattaatatgagtaaatttttctaatataattaaattttattctctaataaaataataacaataatttatttattttattaaattaaattatataataatttaaagatattattttttttaattaatcaaatgaGGTATAcctatcatttttattttatatctttaattatataataatactaaagtaagtaaattaattaataattttctactaaacagtaaaattaatttatattaaaagtaaaacttTATGTGTCTTGATAGAATAAATATTGGATGAGTTTATAGGGCAACCTCACTCTAGAAGAAGCAAAGAAATCTAATTGAAGAGGAGTCAATTTTGCAGAAGACTTTCACAACTTAATTAGTTAGGGCCACAGCTAAAGTAGTAGATTATTGTTAAATAGGATAATTAACTTTAAGCTTATCAATCCCATTatacatttttcttaaataaagaAGTTTTGCAAATAGCCAATGTCTGTCAATGGACAAGAATCAGAACAAAGATCTGACCcatttctttattctattGATTTCATGCAAAAGTTATTGGTcattttaaatactttttgtCTTCTTAGTATGAGATCATATTCATCTTAATAATTCAAAtcttattcataattatatttgCTTTGCTTTAGGTTTTTATTTCTAGTTGGTCTGTAATTTTTTGTGCCCATGACTTGTAATTCTGTTGCTAATTGGGTAGCCATatcaaatgttaaaaatatggTGAATTGCTGTAAGTTTCTGGATCTTAGGCAATGAAATCTTTTTAGTTGTTCAAACGAAAAATTG
The nucleotide sequence above comes from Ricinus communis isolate WT05 ecotype wild-type chromosome 6, ASM1957865v1, whole genome shotgun sequence. Encoded proteins:
- the LOC125370326 gene encoding protein disulfide isomerase-like 1-4; this translates as MASTARTLLLLFTSILLLLTIFCFLTPSHSSSLIHFHGLERVLAWLQYERNSSTGVESFTTEPHSSYQDLEPHYAAKDHHSLGDFPQPAAYNIVSQTLRNSHYSSETHSSNDEKYSSQENLEAPLILNILESNKEVQSFKVISSSKELHSNYNGTSVYFNESEAGTPETIQETQGVLEVNRDFGSSKIMADSVIVVNDNGVSLSPSYAQSDEISDTPNEKSDQSPVIPFKETELIALSKKNFSNFVTERKYVAVHFYLSWSNWSYVQALEYAAAATMLESKVVFAKVDASVEKELARAHKFVGCSTMYFFIDGVPSHTYRHCCKRDAVVSFLNEKMKGGVHNITKPSQARDILKTDSMIILALIDNLEGPDSEEFSAAPSKLGDTVIFYRTASKYIPTIFHIDPEVKRPALFMLRKDAETSIQFDGPFTRSAMADFVSENKFPLVTTFNGHNALSILKNKMQQLWLFANKNETEKVMPTFKEAADVFNGKMCTL